The Sphingomonas sinipercae genome contains a region encoding:
- a CDS encoding DUF808 domain-containing protein — MASGLIALLDDVAAIAKIAAASVDDVGLAVGKAGSKAAGVVIDDTAVTPRYVTGFTPDRELPIIAKIALGSFKNKFFILIGALALSAFLPFVITPLLMLGGAYLAFEGTEKVIEKLTGDHHSEVELMQADTPEELEGRQVAGAIRTDFILSAEIMIIALAQLGDFNIWMRAAALAAVGVVITVAVYGAVAIIVKLDDIGLHLAERENAGARSIGHGLVHGVPKLLVALAAIGTAAMLWVGGGIILHGLEELHVLEALPHAIHDTAHSLAGGSGFFEWLLNALASAVVGVIVGLPIAGIAMAVHRRSAAHREAAARP, encoded by the coding sequence ATGGCTTCCGGTCTCATCGCGCTCCTCGACGACGTCGCTGCAATCGCCAAGATCGCCGCGGCTTCGGTCGACGATGTGGGGCTCGCCGTCGGCAAGGCCGGCTCCAAGGCCGCGGGCGTGGTCATCGACGATACCGCGGTCACGCCGCGCTACGTCACCGGCTTCACCCCCGACCGCGAACTGCCGATCATCGCCAAGATCGCGCTCGGGTCGTTCAAGAACAAGTTCTTCATCCTCATCGGCGCGCTGGCGCTATCGGCCTTCCTGCCCTTCGTCATCACGCCGCTGCTGATGCTCGGCGGCGCTTACCTGGCCTTCGAAGGCACCGAAAAGGTCATCGAGAAACTGACCGGCGACCATCATTCCGAAGTGGAATTGATGCAGGCCGATACGCCCGAGGAGCTGGAGGGGCGGCAGGTCGCCGGCGCCATCCGCACCGACTTCATCCTGTCCGCGGAAATCATGATCATCGCGCTGGCGCAGCTTGGGGACTTCAACATCTGGATGCGCGCCGCCGCGCTGGCGGCCGTCGGGGTCGTCATTACCGTCGCCGTCTACGGCGCGGTCGCGATCATCGTGAAGCTCGACGACATCGGCCTCCACCTGGCCGAGCGCGAGAATGCCGGCGCCCGCTCGATCGGCCACGGCCTGGTCCACGGCGTTCCCAAATTGCTGGTGGCGCTGGCCGCGATCGGCACTGCGGCGATGCTTTGGGTCGGCGGCGGGATTATCCTTCACGGCCTTGAAGAACTGCACGTCCTCGAAGCGTTGCCCCACGCCATTCACGACACGGCGCACAGCCTCGCTGGCGGCAGCGGCTTCTTTGAGTGGCTGTTGAACGCGCTGGCGTCGGCGGTCGTGGGCGTGATCGTCGGCTTGCCGATCGCCGGCATCGCCATGGCCGTGCACCGCCGCAGCGCCGCGCACCGGGAAGCGGCGGCCAGGCCCTAG
- the serS gene encoding serine--tRNA ligase: MLGIDFIKANRDAVARAAEQKNVALDVETLLALDGEVRGLKTRIDALRTERNAISGRFKDAAPEEKAELGRKAKEAGAQASALEAELNGKQEALKALLLKVPNIPFTGAPVGPDESFNTVVRTEGTPTEFRFQPLDHVALIEKNDWADLSRITQVSGSRTYCLKGRLALLEGVLMNWALQKIAGHGFTPITVPAIAREQAFLNQGQFPGHEEETYQLPNDDLWLAGTAEVALTSLHSGEIVEADKLPILYAGYSPCFRREAGSAGKDVRGLLRVHQFVKVEQYVICEADEARSAEWHGKLLGLAEELLTALEIPYQVIETSTGDMGLGKYRMNDIESWVPSLGKYRETHSCSTLHDWQARRANIRYRGSDGKVRFAHTLNNTALASPRILVPLLENHQTEDGRVRLPEALRPLLGGGEFL; the protein is encoded by the coding sequence ATGCTGGGGATCGATTTCATCAAGGCGAACCGCGACGCCGTGGCGCGGGCGGCGGAGCAGAAGAATGTCGCGCTGGATGTCGAGACGCTGTTGGCGCTCGACGGCGAAGTGCGAGGGCTGAAAACCCGGATCGACGCGCTTCGCACCGAGCGAAACGCGATCAGCGGGCGCTTCAAGGATGCGGCCCCCGAGGAAAAAGCGGAGCTGGGCCGGAAGGCGAAGGAAGCCGGCGCGCAGGCGAGCGCCCTGGAAGCCGAATTGAACGGCAAGCAGGAGGCGCTGAAGGCGCTGCTGCTCAAGGTGCCCAACATTCCCTTCACGGGTGCGCCGGTGGGGCCGGACGAGAGTTTCAACACCGTCGTTCGCACCGAAGGTACGCCGACGGAGTTCCGGTTCCAGCCGCTCGACCATGTTGCGCTCATCGAGAAGAACGATTGGGCCGACCTGTCGCGGATCACGCAGGTTTCGGGCAGCCGCACCTACTGCCTGAAGGGGCGGCTGGCGCTGCTCGAGGGCGTGCTGATGAACTGGGCGCTGCAGAAGATCGCGGGCCACGGCTTCACGCCGATCACCGTGCCGGCGATCGCGCGCGAGCAGGCGTTCCTCAACCAGGGGCAATTCCCCGGGCATGAGGAAGAAACCTATCAATTGCCCAACGACGATTTGTGGCTCGCGGGCACCGCTGAAGTGGCGCTGACCAGCCTGCATTCCGGCGAGATCGTCGAGGCCGACAAGCTGCCGATCCTCTACGCCGGCTATTCCCCCTGCTTCCGCCGCGAGGCGGGGAGCGCGGGCAAGGACGTGCGCGGGCTGCTGCGCGTCCACCAGTTCGTGAAGGTCGAGCAATACGTCATCTGCGAGGCGGACGAGGCGAGGTCCGCCGAGTGGCACGGCAAGCTGCTGGGGCTGGCCGAGGAGCTGCTGACCGCGCTGGAAATCCCCTACCAGGTGATCGAGACGTCGACCGGGGACATGGGGCTGGGCAAATATCGGATGAATGACATCGAGAGCTGGGTGCCGAGCCTGGGCAAATATCGCGAGACTCATAGCTGCTCGACGCTGCACGACTGGCAGGCGCGGCGCGCGAACATCCGCTATCGCGGCAGCGACGGGAAGGTGCGGTTCGCGCACACGCTGAACAACACCGCGCTGGCTTCCCCGCGCATCCTGGTGCCGCTGCTGGAGAACCACCAGACCGAGGACGGGCGGGTGCGGCTGCCGGAGGCGCTGCGGCCCCTGCTTGGCGGGGGCGAGTTCCTCTGA
- a CDS encoding DUF305 domain-containing protein, with product MQADKRISARAVLRCSALVALAAAAATAGAQTAPILQPGAPGQATRPLSADEASRIANTRFSPADVRYMQDMAVHHAQAVAMTALVKERTNRRSIVDAARRIDASQADEIAFIRGWLKQRGQSAPAVPAAMDHAAHGGQMPAHHMAMGMATPAQMAEMAAAKGASFDRLFLQRMIAHHEGAVKMSKALLDEAGTAADPILFEFVNDVINEQQSEIDRLSKLLVGIDEDPRSNLKAGFRDAGQAASNLRLVTSLPKPTGFFDKNNPAGLAPMKAEKKGEKPEPLDRSPLLSFANTDMAFSGNLLAAGNYHGFNLYRLDSGGIPQLVSSTICPGGQGDLSIVGNLLIMSVEQRRGRVDCGRQGVAGDVSAERFRGIRIFDISNPALPLQVGQVQTCRGSHTHSVVSGPGRDGRIIVYVSGTSTVRDEKELPGCVGEVPGDPRTALFRIDVVEIPVAAPQRARVVASPAVFADPRTGSLAGLWQGGDHGDGTQETHRTDQCHDITVFPARNLAAGACSGNGIIFDISNPLRPRRIDAVTDPGFAYWHSATFTNDGQRVLFTDEWGGGGRPRCRAQDPQNFGANAIYDIVEGKLRYRGHYKLPSAQTDQENCVAHNGSIVPVPGRDVFVQAWYQGGISVIDFTDPANAREIAYFDRGPVNGDHLAMGGFWSAYYYQGRIYGTEIARGLDVLALTPSAQLSANEIAAAALADQGPTFNPQQQLPVRWPAHPVVALAYVDQLERSAALAPPAVASLRQALGQATAALGARQRDAQLAGRLQALAGTVAVAANDQATVRRAAALRETMIAIAAQLR from the coding sequence ATGCAAGCCGATAAGAGGATTTCCGCACGCGCCGTGCTGCGCTGTTCCGCCCTGGTCGCATTGGCGGCCGCCGCGGCCACGGCCGGCGCGCAAACGGCGCCGATCCTGCAACCGGGCGCGCCGGGCCAGGCGACTCGGCCGCTGAGCGCCGACGAGGCGAGCAGGATCGCCAACACCCGCTTTTCCCCCGCCGACGTCCGTTACATGCAGGACATGGCGGTCCACCATGCGCAGGCGGTGGCGATGACCGCGCTGGTCAAGGAGCGGACGAACCGCCGTTCGATCGTCGATGCCGCGCGGCGGATCGATGCGTCGCAGGCGGACGAGATCGCCTTCATCCGGGGCTGGTTGAAGCAGCGCGGCCAGTCGGCGCCGGCCGTTCCCGCGGCAATGGATCATGCCGCGCACGGCGGCCAAATGCCCGCGCACCACATGGCGATGGGCATGGCGACGCCGGCGCAAATGGCGGAAATGGCGGCGGCCAAGGGGGCGAGTTTCGACCGCCTGTTCCTGCAACGCATGATCGCGCACCACGAAGGCGCGGTGAAGATGAGCAAGGCATTGCTCGACGAAGCCGGGACCGCTGCCGACCCGATATTGTTCGAGTTCGTCAACGACGTCATTAACGAGCAACAGTCCGAAATCGACCGCCTGAGCAAGCTCCTGGTCGGGATCGACGAGGACCCGCGATCCAATCTGAAAGCCGGCTTCCGCGACGCCGGGCAAGCCGCAAGCAACCTGCGGCTGGTTACATCGCTGCCCAAGCCGACGGGCTTCTTCGACAAGAACAACCCCGCCGGCCTGGCGCCGATGAAGGCGGAAAAGAAGGGCGAGAAGCCGGAGCCGCTCGACCGTTCGCCTCTGCTCAGCTTCGCCAACACCGACATGGCCTTTTCCGGCAACTTGCTGGCCGCGGGCAATTACCATGGCTTCAACCTTTACCGGCTGGATTCGGGCGGCATCCCGCAGCTGGTCAGTTCGACCATCTGCCCCGGCGGGCAGGGCGACCTGTCGATCGTCGGCAATTTGCTGATCATGTCGGTCGAGCAACGCCGCGGCCGGGTCGATTGCGGGCGGCAGGGCGTCGCCGGCGACGTCAGCGCCGAGCGCTTCCGCGGAATCCGCATTTTCGATATCAGCAACCCGGCGCTGCCGCTGCAGGTCGGACAGGTCCAGACCTGTCGCGGTTCGCACACCCATTCGGTGGTTTCCGGCCCCGGCCGCGACGGGCGGATCATCGTTTACGTGTCGGGCACATCGACGGTGCGGGACGAAAAGGAACTGCCCGGCTGCGTCGGCGAAGTGCCCGGCGACCCGCGCACCGCATTGTTCCGGATCGACGTCGTCGAAATTCCGGTCGCTGCGCCGCAGCGCGCCCGCGTCGTCGCCAGCCCGGCCGTCTTCGCCGACCCCAGGACCGGAAGCCTGGCCGGGCTGTGGCAGGGCGGCGACCATGGCGACGGCACCCAGGAGACCCACCGCACCGACCAGTGCCACGACATCACCGTGTTCCCAGCCCGCAACCTCGCCGCGGGCGCCTGTTCGGGCAACGGCATCATCTTCGACATTTCGAACCCGCTACGTCCGCGGCGGATCGACGCCGTCACCGACCCGGGCTTTGCCTATTGGCATTCGGCGACCTTCACCAATGACGGGCAGCGCGTCCTGTTCACCGACGAATGGGGCGGCGGCGGTCGGCCGCGGTGCCGGGCGCAGGACCCGCAGAACTTCGGCGCCAATGCGATCTACGACATCGTCGAAGGCAAGCTTCGCTATCGCGGCCATTACAAGCTGCCGTCGGCCCAGACGGACCAGGAAAATTGCGTCGCCCACAACGGTTCGATCGTGCCGGTCCCGGGCCGCGATGTCTTCGTCCAGGCCTGGTACCAGGGCGGCATTTCGGTGATCGATTTCACTGACCCGGCGAACGCTCGGGAAATCGCGTATTTCGACCGCGGGCCGGTCAACGGCGATCATCTGGCGATGGGCGGCTTCTGGTCAGCTTATTACTATCAAGGCCGGATTTACGGGACCGAGATCGCGCGCGGGCTGGACGTGCTCGCGCTAACGCCGAGCGCGCAGCTCAGCGCGAATGAGATCGCGGCGGCGGCGCTGGCCGACCAGGGCCCGACGTTCAATCCGCAGCAGCAGCTTCCAGTGCGCTGGCCGGCGCACCCGGTGGTGGCACTGGCCTATGTCGACCAGCTGGAACGCAGCGCCGCGCTTGCGCCCCCGGCGGTCGCATCCTTGCGCCAAGCGCTGGGCCAGGCAACCGCGGCGCTTGGCGCGCGGCAGCGCGATGCCCAGCTTGCCGGCCGGTTGCAGGCGCTGGCCGGGACGGTTGCAGTGGCGGCGAACGACCAGGCGACGGTCCGGCGCGCGGCCGCGCTTCGCGAAACGATGATTGCAATCGCGGCCCAGCTGCGCTGA
- a CDS encoding flavin reductase family protein, giving the protein MPADAATREYRSGSDPRTLRDALGCFATGVTVVTCIDAKGQPFGLTANSFTSVSLEPPLLLVCIARDARCAPALAAASHFAVNVLQTGQEPQSILFSTRDQDRFGAAAWSTGETGAPLLRESLCVFECDRHAVYDGGDHDILVGKVVRASFDPTLDPLLYFRGRYRRLHFD; this is encoded by the coding sequence ATGCCGGCCGACGCTGCCACTCGCGAATATCGAAGCGGTTCCGATCCAAGGACGCTGCGCGACGCCCTCGGCTGCTTCGCGACCGGGGTTACTGTCGTCACCTGCATCGATGCGAAGGGACAGCCGTTCGGACTGACCGCGAACAGCTTCACGTCGGTGTCGCTGGAGCCGCCGCTGCTGCTGGTCTGCATTGCCCGCGACGCCCGCTGCGCCCCGGCGCTGGCCGCCGCTTCGCATTTCGCGGTCAACGTGCTGCAGACCGGGCAGGAGCCGCAGTCGATCCTGTTTTCGACCCGCGACCAGGACCGCTTCGGCGCCGCCGCCTGGTCGACCGGAGAAACCGGCGCGCCGCTGCTGCGCGAATCGTTGTGCGTGTTCGAATGCGACCGGCACGCGGTCTATGACGGCGGCGACCATGACATATTGGTCGGCAAGGTCGTTCGGGCGAGCTTCGACCCGACGCTGGACCCGCTGCTATACTTTCGCGGGCGATACCGCCGGCTTCACTTCGACTAG
- a CDS encoding PilZ domain-containing protein → MQSLTVSKREPKRSRVFLEASVDGGGGPVSARVLDISRSGALLQSEAPVVAGTEIRLICGGTHVDARVAWAESGSFGLEFTTPLLLGKLVDESGVKLRVSAPRAYRASDLDLHL, encoded by the coding sequence GTGCAGTCACTTACCGTCAGCAAGCGGGAGCCGAAGCGGTCGCGCGTGTTCCTGGAAGCCAGCGTCGATGGCGGCGGTGGCCCGGTATCAGCGCGAGTCCTCGATATTTCGCGCTCCGGCGCCTTGCTTCAGTCGGAAGCGCCGGTCGTCGCGGGCACCGAAATTCGCCTGATCTGCGGCGGGACGCACGTCGATGCCCGCGTCGCCTGGGCGGAATCGGGCTCGTTCGGCCTGGAATTCACCACGCCTTTGCTGCTCGGCAAGCTGGTCGACGAAAGCGGCGTGAAGCTGCGCGTGTCGGCGCCGCGCGCCTATCGCGCCAGCGACCTCGACCTGCACCTCTAA
- a CDS encoding alpha/beta fold hydrolase, translating to MAALGSRFWRGFGHNGPRGPQEGPPALVIPGFLASDRTALELRRALAEAGFRVHPWRQGINWGAKASTLDDLKRAVDLCGAREPVLLVGWSLGGLYAREIARAEPARVRAVVTLGSPVWGDLRRYTNVWKLYERVARHPVDNPPIPHLEDKPPVPTLAIWSRRDGIVGAPSARGTEATRDKAVEVDSTHMGFAVSKTATRRAVREIVSFLNEAEATD from the coding sequence ATCGCGGCGCTTGGATCGCGCTTCTGGCGAGGGTTCGGCCATAATGGGCCGCGCGGCCCGCAGGAGGGCCCGCCCGCGCTGGTCATCCCCGGCTTCCTCGCCAGCGACCGCACCGCACTGGAATTGCGCCGGGCGCTCGCCGAGGCGGGGTTTCGAGTCCACCCCTGGCGCCAGGGCATCAACTGGGGCGCGAAGGCCAGCACGCTCGACGACCTCAAGCGCGCCGTCGACCTGTGCGGCGCCAGGGAGCCGGTGCTGCTGGTAGGCTGGAGCCTAGGCGGCCTCTACGCCCGCGAGATCGCCCGCGCCGAGCCAGCGCGGGTGCGCGCGGTGGTGACCCTGGGATCGCCGGTGTGGGGCGACCTTCGCCGCTATACCAACGTGTGGAAGCTGTACGAGCGCGTGGCCAGGCATCCGGTCGACAACCCGCCGATCCCGCACCTGGAGGACAAGCCGCCGGTGCCGACGCTGGCGATCTGGTCGCGGCGGGACGGGATCGTCGGCGCGCCGTCCGCGCGGGGCACGGAAGCCACGCGCGACAAGGCGGTCGAAGTGGATTCGACGCACATGGGATTTGCCGTATCGAAGACGGCCACGCGCCGAGCGGTCCGGGAAATCGTCAGCTTTCTCAACGAGGCCGAAGCAACCGACTGA
- a CDS encoding alpha/beta fold hydrolase: MLERFSFERLGWQRSPAPLGPADSPPVDTDHLAPPGYARYVELAWRLPRMLSGLGPLCPRGPEDGPPALVIPGFLATDRTTMDLRRALARGGWRVHPWLLGFNRGATKDTMKLLAKRIDAVGEGRKVLVVGWSLGGMFARELAHRCPDKIRGVVTLGSPFSGDLKTNTNVCALYERVAGHDVNKPPFKRYAAKPPVPTLAFWSRKDGIVAPSAARGREDEVDRAVELDVRHAGFAVHRPAMSQIVSGISRFLTEVEGVPPAVPGDRCL, encoded by the coding sequence GTGCTGGAAAGATTTTCCTTCGAACGATTGGGGTGGCAGCGGTCACCGGCCCCGCTTGGGCCAGCCGACAGCCCGCCCGTCGATACCGACCACCTCGCGCCGCCCGGATACGCCCGTTACGTCGAGCTGGCATGGCGGCTGCCGCGGATGCTGTCCGGGCTTGGGCCGCTCTGCCCGCGCGGGCCGGAGGATGGGCCGCCGGCGCTGGTCATCCCCGGCTTCCTGGCGACCGACCGGACGACGATGGACCTGCGGCGAGCGCTGGCACGCGGCGGATGGCGGGTGCACCCGTGGCTGCTCGGCTTCAACCGCGGCGCGACCAAGGACACGATGAAATTGCTGGCCAAGCGGATCGACGCGGTCGGCGAAGGGCGCAAGGTGCTGGTCGTCGGCTGGAGCCTGGGCGGCATGTTCGCCCGCGAGCTGGCGCACCGCTGCCCGGACAAGATCCGCGGCGTTGTGACGCTCGGCTCGCCCTTCTCCGGCGACCTCAAGACCAACACCAATGTGTGCGCCTTGTACGAGCGAGTCGCGGGCCACGACGTCAACAAGCCGCCGTTCAAACGCTACGCCGCCAAGCCGCCGGTGCCGACGCTCGCTTTCTGGTCGCGGAAAGACGGCATTGTCGCCCCCAGCGCAGCGCGCGGCCGCGAGGACGAGGTCGACCGCGCCGTCGAGCTCGACGTCCGCCACGCCGGCTTCGCGGTCCACCGCCCGGCGATGAGCCAGATCGTCAGCGGGATTTCGCGCTTTTTGACGGAGGTGGAAGGCGTGCCGCCGGCGGTGCCGGGGGATCGGTGTTTGTAG